The Methylocella tundrae genome contains the following window.
CGCGTCATGGGTTTTTGCACGAAAGAGCAGACTGAGCAGTTTCTGAACCTGACGCCCGCCTTCGAAAAGCTGATGGTGCAGTCTGGAATCTATCTGCTCAAATACTGGCTTGAGGTGAGCCCGGAGGAGCAGACGCGCCGCCTCGAACAGCGCATCACGGACGGGCGGAAGATCTGGAAGCTGTCGGAGATGGATCTCAAATCCTACAGCCGCTGGTACGATTATTCGCGTGCGCGGGACGCCATGTTCGCTGCGACCGATACGCCCTGGGCGCCGTGGTACGCCGCCAACTCCGATAACAAGAAGCGCATGCGCCTCAACGTCATCAAGCATCTTCTCGCCCATATCCCTTATGAGGACGTGGAACGCAAGAAAGTCGAGCTTCCGGAACGTCAGAAGCCGGAAGGCTACAAGGAGCCGGACTATCCATTCAGATGGGTTGAGGAGGCATTCTGACACTGGCGCCGGCTGCGGCTCCGAGGCGATCGCGTTTTCCTGCGAGCCGTCACGCCAGAAGTCCCGCCCATGTCGCAACGATCGCGAAGACCAGACCGGGCACGACGCGTTCGGCGAAGGGACGCGTCCCAAGGGTCAAGGCGAGCACGATTTTGCTCGCCGTGTTGCTTGTCATGGCGAGGACGATCGGCAGCGCCGCATCGGCGGGCGCAAGCTTGCCGGCCGCTGCGAGCGAGGCGACCGAAATGGCAGCGCTTTGGCTGTCGACAAGGCCCGCGGCCACCACTCCGATGAGAATCCCTGTTTCCCCGAGCCAATTTCTCAGCCCCGCCGCGGTGACAAGCATGACCGACATCGTGGCCGCGAGCAGGACGGCGGCCTTGATGCTGAACGCGGCTGCGGGTTCGTGATTTTGCGCTTCGCCGTCGTGGAGGGCTCGCATCGTGAAGATCGCGCCGTAAATCACGGCGGCGCACCCTCCCGCGATGAGCGCCGGAGCGAGCGCGCGAAGGGTTGGCAGGCTTACCGCCGCAACGACCGCTCCCATCACGGTGAAAGTCGCAACCGTAGAGAGAACGGCGCCCGCGGCGGCGGGCCTCATCAATGCGGGATCTTTTGCGGCGATGCCAGCCATCGCGCCGATCGCGGCCGCGCTTGATGCGAAGCCCGAAGCCAGCCCAGCGAGGGGCAGACCGAAGCGCGCGCCAAGGGCCCGCTGCGCGATATGGCCGAGGGCGCCGACCGCGAGGACAAGGATGACAAGCAGCCAGATTGATCGCGGATTGAGCGACTCAAAAGGCCCCATATAGCGGTTCGGGAGCTGCGGAAAGACCACCAGCGTCGCCGCAGCGAAGACAAGCATGTCGTTGACTTCGGTCCTGCTGAGAATTGTCGTCGCAAAGCTGTGGATAGGGGCCTTGGCGGCGAGAAGAATGGCGATGACGACGCCGACGGTGGCGGCGAGGGCCTCGTCCGTCACCGCGAGCGCGCCGAGCAGGGGCATGAAGGCGAGTGCGACCTCG
Protein-coding sequences here:
- the ppk2 gene encoding polyphosphate kinase 2 — translated: MTEAEQDAETQNGAGKLKRRQYEAELAKLSVEIVKLQEWVKREGKKVCIVFEGRDGAGKGGVIRALTERVSPRVFKIIALPAPTEREKSQMHIQRFVTHLPAAGEVMIFDRSWYNRAGVERVMGFCTKEQTEQFLNLTPAFEKLMVQSGIYLLKYWLEVSPEEQTRRLEQRITDGRKIWKLSEMDLKSYSRWYDYSRARDAMFAATDTPWAPWYAANSDNKKRMRLNVIKHLLAHIPYEDVERKKVELPERQKPEGYKEPDYPFRWVEEAF
- a CDS encoding MgtC/SapB family protein, which encodes MLWLPPPLSGFAVAVALGLLIGIERERSKGAGPSRGPAGIRTFTVTALLGAVAFHIGGLLLLAIVTGCVASLVAVSYLRTPVGDPGLTTEVALAFMPLLGALAVTDEALAATVGVVIAILLAAKAPIHSFATTILSRTEVNDMLVFAAATLVVFPQLPNRYMGPFESLNPRSIWLLVILVLAVGALGHIAQRALGARFGLPLAGLASGFASSAAAIGAMAGIAAKDPALMRPAAAGAVLSTVATFTVMGAVVAAVSLPTLRALAPALIAGGCAAVIYGAIFTMRALHDGEAQNHEPAAAFSIKAAVLLAATMSVMLVTAAGLRNWLGETGILIGVVAAGLVDSQSAAISVASLAAAGKLAPADAALPIVLAMTSNTASKIVLALTLGTRPFAERVVPGLVFAIVATWAGLLA